From Jatrophihabitans sp., a single genomic window includes:
- the cysA gene encoding sulfate ABC transporter ATP-binding protein encodes MGIQTRGITKRFGDFVALADIDLDVASGQLTALLGPSGGGKSTLLRIIGGLEEADSGSVVIDGVEATDIPAQRRNVGFVFQHYAAFKHLSVYRNVAFGLEIRKRPKAEIRQRVHELLQLVHLDQFADRLPSQLSGGQRQRMALARALAVEPKVLLLDEPFGALDAKVRKELRDWLRRLHDEVHVTTVFVTHDQEEALEVADSLVVINHGRIEQVGSPNELYDHPVNDFVMGFLGPVTRLGEHLVRPHDIEVLTADSTGAAPASVQRLSRVGFQVRVELRADGPGLGGAADGGSKPGEFDTAVQLTRGQADALDLRVGSRVWLRPARDASVLTVG; translated from the coding sequence ATGGGCATTCAGACCCGGGGTATCACCAAGCGGTTCGGCGACTTCGTCGCGCTGGCCGACATCGACCTCGACGTGGCGAGCGGGCAGCTGACCGCGCTGCTCGGTCCCAGTGGCGGTGGCAAGTCCACCCTGCTGCGGATCATCGGCGGCCTGGAAGAGGCCGACAGCGGGTCGGTGGTGATCGACGGCGTGGAGGCCACCGACATCCCCGCTCAGCGCCGCAACGTCGGTTTCGTCTTTCAGCACTACGCGGCGTTCAAGCACCTGTCGGTCTACCGCAACGTCGCCTTCGGCCTGGAGATCCGCAAGCGGCCCAAGGCCGAGATCCGGCAGCGGGTGCACGAGCTGCTGCAGCTGGTGCACCTGGACCAGTTCGCCGACCGGCTGCCCTCCCAGCTGTCCGGCGGCCAGCGGCAGCGGATGGCGCTGGCCCGGGCGCTGGCCGTCGAGCCGAAGGTGCTGCTGCTGGACGAGCCGTTCGGCGCGCTGGACGCCAAGGTGCGCAAGGAGCTGCGGGACTGGCTGCGCCGGCTGCACGACGAGGTGCACGTCACCACCGTGTTCGTCACCCACGATCAGGAGGAGGCGTTGGAGGTCGCCGACTCGCTCGTGGTGATCAACCACGGCCGGATCGAGCAGGTCGGCAGCCCGAACGAGCTCTATGACCACCCGGTCAACGATTTCGTGATGGGCTTTCTCGGCCCGGTGACCCGGCTGGGCGAGCACCTGGTCCGCCCGCACGACATCGAGGTGCTGACCGCCGACAGCACCGGCGCGGCGCCGGCCAGCGTGCAACGGCTGAGCCGGGTGGGCTTTCAGGTCCGGGTCGAGCTGCGCGCTGACGGGCCGGGGCTCGGCGGGGCAGCTGACGGTGGGTCCAAGCCCGGTGAGTTCGACACCGCCGTGCAGCTGACCCGTGGCCAGGCCGACGCGCTGGACCTGCGGGTCGGCAGCCGGGTGTGGCTGCGCCCGGCGCGCGACGCCAGCGTGCTGACCGTCGGCTGA
- a CDS encoding Rrf2 family transcriptional regulator encodes MEISAKSDYAVRALLALAARAPNLVKIDVVVSEQQLPRKFVEAILGDLRRAGIVRSMRGSDGGYALALPASDISIGSVIRAVDGPLAEVRGLRPDEMNYTGLAEHLPGLWVAVRASLRKVLDETSLQQLLTGKLPPHVRKMVDDPQAWARRGR; translated from the coding sequence GTGGAGATCTCAGCGAAGAGCGACTACGCGGTGCGGGCGTTGCTGGCGCTGGCGGCCCGGGCGCCGAACCTGGTCAAGATCGATGTCGTGGTGAGTGAGCAGCAATTGCCTCGCAAGTTCGTCGAGGCGATCCTGGGCGACCTGCGCCGAGCCGGCATCGTCCGCTCGATGCGCGGCTCCGACGGCGGCTACGCCCTGGCCCTGCCGGCCAGCGACATCTCGATCGGCTCGGTGATCCGAGCCGTCGACGGGCCGTTGGCCGAGGTCCGGGGACTGCGTCCGGACGAGATGAACTACACCGGCCTGGCCGAGCACCTGCCCGGCCTCTGGGTGGCGGTGCGGGCCAGCCTGCGCAAGGTGCTGGACGAGACCTCGCTGCAGCAGCTGCTCACCGGCAAGCTGCCGCCGCACGTGCGCAAGATGGTGGATGATCCGCAGGCCTGGGCCCGGCGCGGCCGGTAA